A window of Xanthocytophaga agilis contains these coding sequences:
- a CDS encoding acyltransferase codes for MKEFDKNVEGLRGIAALSVVYLHYMNFDYFINLGYHPDTFLKFIAFGHQSVLIFFILSGYVIGLTNKVSDFSLAFVGTYMKKRLVRLYPIYLIAIGLSLLAVPEIHASVKITIAKIGGNLLFLQYGRFKTLDGNFVLWTLNYEMLYYIIFIGILFFKPNLKKLIVCVFLFCNGIWLYPKVPGLLISYAVGWVFWLIGLYIAWLCPVDIHIKVKNQRVIGFLFLMIATGLFAPGTLFLKAVNLESKLQLKIVNIVDLLYLPVCVLLFIEACQRKVPYKNIVTGLAFAIPVVTCLILIAKGDFLLKEEWIAAGIILLIAMIVFWLPIKGNMLAAMAFTGSISYAIYVLHMPVGFLMQKVDFGLPAPYSFVFKFIVCVGLTIGISILLERVMQPLIKRLFFKPKQSASVSAG; via the coding sequence ATGAAAGAATTTGATAAGAATGTGGAAGGGCTTAGGGGGATTGCTGCCTTGTCGGTTGTTTATCTCCATTATATGAATTTTGACTATTTCATCAATCTGGGTTATCACCCAGATACATTCTTAAAATTTATCGCTTTCGGACATCAGAGTGTATTGATATTTTTTATTTTATCAGGATATGTGATAGGATTGACTAATAAAGTTTCTGACTTCTCTTTAGCTTTTGTTGGAACATATATGAAAAAGCGTTTGGTGAGATTGTACCCCATTTATCTGATTGCAATTGGGTTGAGCTTGCTAGCTGTGCCTGAAATACATGCATCAGTAAAGATAACTATCGCCAAGATTGGGGGGAATTTATTGTTTTTGCAATATGGGAGGTTCAAAACATTGGATGGTAATTTTGTTCTCTGGACTTTAAACTATGAGATGTTGTATTATATAATATTCATAGGAATACTATTTTTTAAGCCCAACCTCAAAAAGCTCATTGTGTGTGTCTTTCTCTTCTGTAATGGTATTTGGTTATACCCTAAAGTACCCGGACTGCTGATTAGCTATGCTGTTGGTTGGGTATTTTGGTTGATAGGCTTATATATAGCCTGGCTTTGTCCGGTAGACATACATATAAAAGTAAAGAATCAGAGAGTAATCGGATTTTTATTTTTAATGATTGCAACAGGATTATTTGCTCCTGGTACCTTATTCTTAAAGGCAGTGAATCTGGAAAGCAAATTACAATTAAAAATAGTGAATATTGTTGATCTACTATATTTACCTGTGTGTGTCCTATTGTTTATTGAGGCCTGTCAGCGTAAAGTTCCCTATAAAAATATAGTAACTGGATTGGCGTTTGCTATACCCGTTGTGACATGTCTGATATTGATAGCAAAAGGAGATTTTCTTCTCAAAGAAGAATGGATTGCTGCAGGTATAATACTACTTATTGCGATGATAGTATTTTGGCTACCTATAAAGGGTAATATGCTTGCTGCTATGGCTTTTACAGGTAGTATTTCATATGCTATTTATGTTTTACACATGCCTGTAGGATTTCTCATGCAGAAGGTTGATTTTGGACTTCCAGCACCTTACTCGTTTGTTTTTAAATTTATTGTATGTGTGGGACTAACTATCGGTATATCGATTTTATTGGAACGGGTTATGCAACCGTTAATTAAACGATTGTTTTTTAAACCAAAACAATCCGCTTCTGTCTCTGCGGGATAA
- a CDS encoding TROVE domain-containing protein, producing MKFTPTGNTTQPTVNYMGGKAYTLQAEMELYTTVVSAMLQDSYYEKADARLERIKVLIPKVDPLFVAKLAVYVREQMYLRLMPVVLLGELVKVHQGDSLVSRTVERVVQRPDEIMELLAYYQLTNERKEAKKLGKLSKQIQKGLAKSFNTFDAYQFAKYNRETAVRLRDALFLVHPMPKDDAQQEIFTQIASDTLPVPYTWETELSQLGQQSFASEKEKQQAKALKWEELVLSGKLGYMALLRNLRNILTQGTDHALTEALKQIASEDKVKRSKQLPFRFLSAYTEIEAVANDTNKAKIKATQDALEKAVRYSCNNIPVSKGKTLILSDNSGSMFGDMGGKSVVSAMSRRTTADIANLFAVLYWAQSEDTEIGLFGDKLVFPELKRNASVFENFESINNAARTCGPSTEQGIFNMIEKMIHEKIMVDRIVIFSDCQIGARCNWFDHKRRVGNDFGKLFNEYKKLNPKVVTYSVDLKGYGNTLFEDGVMTVAGWSEKIFDMMVAMEEKESVLSVIDKIEI from the coding sequence ATGAAATTTACACCAACCGGCAATACTACACAACCAACAGTCAACTACATGGGTGGCAAAGCCTATACGCTACAGGCTGAGATGGAGCTATATACTACAGTAGTGAGTGCTATGCTACAGGATTCCTATTACGAGAAAGCAGATGCCCGACTGGAGCGAATCAAAGTATTGATTCCAAAGGTTGATCCATTGTTTGTGGCAAAATTGGCTGTATATGTTCGTGAACAAATGTATTTACGGTTAATGCCTGTAGTATTACTGGGTGAACTGGTGAAGGTACATCAGGGAGATAGTTTAGTCAGCAGAACGGTTGAACGTGTGGTACAGCGTCCGGATGAAATCATGGAGTTGCTGGCCTATTACCAGTTGACCAATGAACGCAAAGAAGCTAAAAAGCTAGGCAAGCTTTCAAAGCAGATTCAGAAAGGGTTGGCAAAGAGCTTTAATACGTTTGATGCTTACCAGTTCGCTAAATACAACCGTGAGACAGCCGTTCGGTTGAGAGATGCATTGTTTCTGGTGCATCCTATGCCTAAGGATGATGCCCAACAGGAGATCTTCACACAGATTGCCAGTGATACACTGCCTGTTCCTTATACCTGGGAAACTGAATTATCTCAGTTAGGACAACAGTCATTTGCCAGCGAAAAGGAAAAACAACAAGCAAAAGCGTTGAAGTGGGAAGAACTGGTATTGAGTGGAAAGCTGGGTTACATGGCATTGTTGCGTAACCTGCGAAACATTCTTACTCAGGGAACAGATCATGCGTTGACAGAAGCACTAAAACAGATCGCCAGTGAAGACAAAGTAAAACGCTCTAAACAGCTACCATTCAGGTTCTTGTCAGCTTATACAGAGATTGAAGCTGTAGCTAATGATACAAATAAAGCAAAGATCAAAGCTACTCAGGATGCTCTTGAAAAAGCTGTACGGTACTCGTGTAACAACATTCCTGTATCCAAAGGAAAAACTCTGATCCTGTCAGACAATTCCGGAAGTATGTTTGGGGATATGGGAGGAAAGTCAGTTGTTTCAGCAATGAGTCGTAGAACAACCGCCGATATCGCCAATCTGTTTGCTGTCTTGTACTGGGCTCAGTCTGAAGATACAGAGATTGGATTGTTTGGTGACAAGCTGGTTTTTCCGGAATTAAAGCGAAACGCTTCTGTATTCGAAAACTTTGAGAGTATCAACAATGCTGCCCGTACATGTGGACCCAGCACAGAGCAGGGAATCTTTAACATGATAGAAAAAATGATACATGAGAAAATTATGGTAGATCGTATTGTAATCTTCTCCGACTGCCAGATTGGAGCCCGATGCAACTGGTTTGATCATAAACGACGGGTAGGGAACGACTTTGGAAAGTTATTTAACGAATACAAAAAACTGAATCCGAAAGTGGTGACTTATAGTGTGGATCTGAAAGGATATGGTAATACTCTTTTCGAAGATGGCGTGATGACTGTGGCTGGGTGGAGTGAGAAGATTTTCGATATGATGGTTGCTATGGAAGAAAAGGAAAGTGTATTGTCCGTCATTGATAAAATTGAGATATAG
- a CDS encoding endonuclease/exonuclease/phosphatase family protein — MNSRKHITLFILFLLMLTGTENSWAQDMIVGSFNLRFDNPRDTGNLWVNRAPVVASLIRFHEFDIFGTQEGLKNQLDDISKALPEYERYGVGRDDGKEAGEHSAIFFRKDRFTILKKGDFWLSETPDKPTLGWDATCCKRLCSWVYLQDKLTKKKFYFFNAHFDHQGKIARVESGKLILKKIKEMAGNEPTLFTGDLNGGHQSEWYLTLANSGLLKDTFSQVKEPYTSGNPSFNSFGKGPVGNDIIDHVFATKDFQVSKWGVLTDTYRGKYPSDHFPILVKMKLK; from the coding sequence ATGAATTCCAGAAAACACATTACCTTATTCATTTTATTTCTCCTAATGCTGACAGGAACAGAAAATAGCTGGGCTCAGGATATGATTGTGGGAAGCTTTAATCTTCGCTTTGACAACCCAAGAGATACAGGTAATCTATGGGTAAACAGAGCCCCTGTCGTAGCTTCGCTTATCCGGTTTCATGAATTTGATATCTTTGGCACACAGGAAGGTCTGAAAAATCAACTGGATGATATTAGTAAAGCATTGCCTGAATACGAACGGTATGGTGTAGGACGCGATGATGGCAAAGAAGCTGGCGAACACTCTGCAATCTTTTTCAGAAAAGACCGTTTTACCATACTGAAAAAAGGAGACTTCTGGTTGTCTGAAACACCTGACAAACCAACTCTTGGCTGGGATGCTACCTGCTGTAAGCGTCTTTGTTCATGGGTATATCTTCAGGATAAACTGACCAAAAAGAAATTCTATTTCTTCAATGCACATTTTGATCACCAGGGTAAAATTGCCCGTGTAGAAAGCGGCAAGTTGATTCTGAAAAAAATCAAAGAAATGGCAGGTAACGAACCTACCTTATTTACTGGCGACTTAAATGGCGGACATCAAAGCGAATGGTATCTGACACTGGCCAACTCCGGTTTATTAAAAGATACTTTCAGCCAGGTAAAAGAACCTTATACCAGTGGCAATCCTTCTTTCAATTCATTTGGAAAAGGTCCGGTAGGCAATGATATCATCGATCATGTATTCGCCACCAAAGATTTTCAGGTAAGCAAGTGGGGTGTTTTGACGGACACCTATCGGGGTAAGTATCCATCTGATCATTTTCCTATTCTGGTAAAAATGAAGCTAAAATAA
- a CDS encoding MBL fold metallo-hydrolase: MKIQLIRNATLKFYYGGNTFLIDPYFASKHSQRSFAGKSPNPTVELPVSVENILSGVEMVLVSHLHPDHFDETAQLALPKELPLFCHPTHLNTILGMNFTRITSVEDQLYWRNLEIIRTPGEHGVGEIGQRMGDVAGFILKAAGEPTIYWMGDTIWYPKLEQIIQTHKPQIIITHSGGNRFSDDTPAIVMDKEQTIDLCKFAPDSIIIATHLDALDHGSVTRDELQAYAEKHGVPASQLRIPTDGELMEF, encoded by the coding sequence ATGAAAATTCAACTTATCCGTAATGCTACACTTAAATTTTACTATGGCGGTAATACCTTTCTCATTGACCCCTACTTTGCATCAAAACATAGCCAGCGTTCTTTTGCCGGTAAATCCCCAAATCCAACAGTAGAGTTACCCGTTTCAGTAGAGAATATTTTGAGTGGGGTAGAAATGGTACTTGTATCACACCTGCATCCGGATCATTTTGACGAAACTGCACAACTCGCTCTACCAAAGGAATTACCTCTGTTCTGCCATCCTACACATTTGAATACCATTCTTGGAATGAACTTTACCCGCATTACGTCAGTAGAGGATCAACTGTACTGGCGTAATCTGGAGATCATACGTACGCCCGGTGAACATGGAGTAGGAGAGATTGGCCAGCGGATGGGCGATGTAGCAGGCTTTATACTAAAGGCTGCCGGTGAACCTACTATTTATTGGATGGGAGATACAATCTGGTACCCCAAACTGGAACAAATTATTCAGACGCATAAGCCACAGATTATCATTACCCACTCTGGTGGCAATCGTTTTTCTGATGATACACCTGCCATTGTAATGGATAAAGAACAGACTATAGACCTTTGTAAATTTGCTCCTGATAGTATCATTATCGCTACCCATCTTGATGCATTGGATCATGGCAGTGTAACTCGTGACGAACTACAAGCCTATGCTGAGAAACATGGAGTGCCTGCTTCTCAATTACGTATCCCCACAGATGGAGAACTGATGGAGTTTTAA
- a CDS encoding WYL domain-containing protein translates to MPINRNALIRYQTIDTCLRNRHRKWTLEDLIEACSDMLYEYEGIDKGVSRRTVQMDIQMMRSEKLGYNAPIIVLDKKYYTYEDPTYSITNIPLTDGDLHTLKEVTEILKQFKGFDHFRELSGMVQRLEDKIRTAKTQRGAIIDFEKNDNLKGLEYIEVIYQAILQKQCLSITYQSFKAKSAQTFIFHAYLLKEYRNRWFVLGIRHKARFETLLALDRILEIKPSEEWYCDNETLDIENYFRDIVGVTIMQGQPTERILLLLNNYSAPYVLTKPIHHSQQIVETREDGVVISLDVQINYEMEREILGFGETVKVLAPQRLQNRIQQKIQYMAAIYQSSETITESSEAESTE, encoded by the coding sequence ATGCCTATCAATCGCAATGCATTGATCCGTTATCAGACTATAGATACCTGTTTGCGCAATCGTCACCGTAAATGGACACTGGAGGATTTGATTGAGGCGTGCTCAGATATGTTGTATGAATATGAAGGCATTGACAAAGGAGTAAGCCGTCGTACCGTACAGATGGATATTCAAATGATGCGGAGTGAGAAACTGGGCTACAATGCACCCATTATAGTGCTTGATAAAAAGTATTATACCTATGAAGACCCCACCTACTCCATTACCAACATTCCGCTGACGGATGGAGATTTGCATACATTAAAGGAAGTGACAGAGATTCTGAAGCAGTTCAAAGGCTTTGATCATTTTCGGGAGTTGAGTGGCATGGTACAACGCCTGGAAGACAAAATACGTACAGCTAAGACTCAGAGAGGTGCCATTATTGATTTTGAGAAAAATGACAATCTCAAAGGGCTGGAATATATTGAAGTGATTTATCAGGCTATTTTGCAAAAACAATGTTTGAGTATTACCTATCAATCGTTTAAAGCCAAGTCTGCTCAAACATTTATCTTTCATGCCTATCTGTTGAAGGAGTATCGAAACCGCTGGTTTGTGCTGGGAATACGACACAAAGCCAGATTCGAAACACTGCTGGCATTGGATCGTATTCTTGAAATCAAGCCCAGTGAGGAATGGTATTGCGATAACGAAACATTGGATATTGAGAATTACTTTCGGGATATTGTTGGAGTAACTATTATGCAAGGCCAACCTACCGAAAGAATCCTGCTTTTACTCAACAATTATAGTGCACCCTATGTGTTAACTAAGCCCATTCATCATAGTCAGCAGATAGTGGAAACACGCGAAGATGGAGTTGTGATATCTCTGGATGTGCAGATCAATTATGAAATGGAACGGGAAATTCTTGGCTTTGGAGAAACTGTGAAAGTACTAGCCCCACAAAGACTTCAAAACCGTATTCAACAAAAGATTCAGTACATGGCAGCGATCTATCAGTCGTCTGAAACTATAACCGAATCTTCAGAAGCTGAATCTACAGAGTAA
- a CDS encoding YceI family protein, with translation MMYQSVSLRVLWLYKPSFLWTVLFCIGASVLTQAQNLYTSSSSEVKFFSSTPLEDIEAVNKASQSMLNGVTKEIAVKVPVKSFVFPKSLMQEHFNENYMESDKYPYAIFKGKINEAIDFTKPGTYDVSATGKLNIHGVERDQTIKGKLTVQSGKALLDAAFDVLLVDHKIKVPEVVFAKIAEKIAVTTHFVYVPYEKKAQ, from the coding sequence ATGATGTACCAATCTGTTAGCCTCCGTGTTTTATGGCTATATAAGCCATCTTTCTTATGGACAGTATTGTTTTGTATTGGAGCATCTGTACTCACACAGGCTCAAAATCTTTATACATCCTCTTCTTCAGAGGTTAAGTTCTTTTCGAGTACACCTCTGGAAGATATCGAAGCAGTCAACAAAGCCAGTCAGTCCATGCTGAATGGGGTAACAAAAGAAATTGCTGTGAAAGTGCCTGTCAAATCATTTGTATTTCCCAAAAGTTTGATGCAGGAGCATTTTAACGAGAATTACATGGAAAGTGATAAATATCCCTATGCTATTTTTAAAGGTAAAATCAATGAGGCAATTGATTTTACTAAGCCAGGTACTTATGATGTGTCTGCAACTGGTAAATTAAATATTCATGGGGTGGAAAGAGACCAGACTATCAAAGGAAAGCTGACTGTACAGTCAGGAAAGGCCTTGCTAGATGCAGCTTTTGATGTCTTACTGGTCGATCATAAAATCAAGGTTCCGGAAGTGGTGTTTGCCAAGATTGCTGAAAAGATCGCGGTCACCACACATTTTGTCTATGTGCCGTATGAGAAAAAAGCACAATAG
- a CDS encoding RagB/SusD family nutrient uptake outer membrane protein: protein MKKYLILLLGLTILFSACEKLDQVPEDTATRDAIFGNETGLSLYTNSFYEIIPSASSIHQSDAMADYAARTQVPDFLREGAFGPRQSSGWDWSQLRNINYFIENCTDPRVSETVRRNYIGIARFFRAFFYFEKVKRFGDVPWINKTFEVNDPDLFKGRDSRTLVMDSVLADLDYAAANITAANDNSRSLISKNVAYAFKSRVCLFEGTYRKYHDELNLGSTAEKWLTEAVNAAEKVINTGGYSLYNGLGTDKSYRQLFTSTTPVTSEVLLSVVMDANLSVFNDANWWWTSATYGSRVSFIRTFVNTYLSIDGTPFTSKPGYETMTFMEEVKNRDKRLQQTIRMGDYKRVNGGSTEPAPPVFSYTYTGYQPIKWTLDDVYYDGGNRNINSICVIRLAEVLLNYAEAKAELGTFAGDDWTKTVGALRTRAGIANANTLPTVVDPYMQTNYFPAITDPVLMEIRRERGIELALEGFRFYDIVRWKRGELMEQTWNGFYVPALNQPMDLNEDGILDVCFYKEKPATQIAGVTYVNVAETISNGPNPQRLSHDTYGELTWLANVPRKWETKHYLYPIPENDRLLNPALSQNPGW from the coding sequence ATGAAAAAATATTTGATACTACTTCTTGGTCTGACTATCCTTTTTTCAGCTTGCGAAAAACTGGATCAGGTACCAGAAGATACAGCCACCAGAGACGCTATTTTTGGAAACGAAACAGGCTTGTCCCTGTATACTAATTCATTTTACGAGATCATTCCTTCAGCCAGTTCTATTCATCAGAGTGATGCAATGGCTGACTATGCAGCACGCACACAGGTACCTGATTTCTTACGGGAAGGTGCATTTGGCCCCAGACAAAGTTCCGGATGGGATTGGTCACAACTTCGCAATATTAACTATTTCATTGAAAACTGTACAGACCCACGCGTATCCGAAACCGTCAGACGCAATTACATTGGAATAGCTCGTTTTTTCAGAGCGTTTTTTTACTTTGAAAAAGTAAAACGTTTTGGTGATGTACCTTGGATCAATAAAACCTTTGAGGTAAATGATCCTGACTTGTTCAAAGGCCGTGATTCCCGTACATTGGTAATGGATTCAGTACTGGCTGATCTTGACTATGCAGCAGCCAATATCACAGCCGCCAACGATAACTCACGTAGTCTGATCTCCAAAAATGTTGCCTATGCATTCAAGTCTCGCGTGTGTTTGTTTGAAGGAACCTATCGCAAATACCATGATGAATTGAATCTGGGATCTACCGCTGAAAAATGGCTGACAGAAGCAGTAAATGCAGCAGAGAAAGTAATAAACACGGGAGGCTACTCGCTTTACAATGGTCTTGGCACAGATAAATCGTACCGTCAGCTGTTTACAAGCACTACGCCTGTCACATCAGAAGTGTTGCTTTCTGTTGTAATGGATGCCAACCTGAGTGTATTCAATGATGCCAACTGGTGGTGGACCAGCGCTACTTATGGATCTCGTGTAAGCTTTATCCGTACGTTTGTTAATACCTATCTTTCTATTGATGGCACTCCCTTTACATCCAAGCCAGGGTATGAAACCATGACGTTTATGGAAGAGGTAAAGAACAGAGACAAACGCCTGCAACAAACCATCCGTATGGGCGATTACAAACGAGTAAATGGGGGTTCTACTGAACCTGCTCCTCCTGTATTTTCCTATACCTATACAGGCTATCAACCAATCAAGTGGACACTGGATGATGTGTATTATGATGGAGGAAACCGCAATATCAACTCTATCTGTGTGATTCGTTTGGCAGAGGTGTTATTAAACTATGCAGAAGCTAAAGCTGAACTTGGTACCTTTGCAGGTGACGACTGGACTAAAACAGTAGGTGCACTACGTACTCGTGCAGGCATTGCCAATGCCAATACATTGCCAACAGTAGTAGACCCTTACATGCAGACAAATTACTTCCCTGCTATAACTGATCCGGTTTTAATGGAAATCCGTAGAGAAAGAGGAATTGAACTGGCACTGGAAGGTTTCCGCTTTTATGACATTGTACGCTGGAAACGGGGTGAACTGATGGAACAGACCTGGAATGGTTTCTATGTACCTGCGTTGAATCAGCCTATGGATCTGAATGAAGATGGTATTCTGGATGTATGCTTCTACAAAGAGAAACCAGCCACACAGATTGCAGGCGTTACCTATGTGAATGTAGCAGAGACGATCAGCAATGGACCCAATCCACAACGTCTCTCCCATGACACCTATGGCGAACTTACCTGGCTGGCGAATGTGCCTCGCAAATGGGAAACAAAACACTACCTGTATCCTATTCCTGAAAATGACCGGCTTCTGAATCCTGCTCTGAGTCAGAATCCAGGCTGGTAA